The Neovison vison isolate M4711 chromosome 13, ASM_NN_V1, whole genome shotgun sequence genome includes a region encoding these proteins:
- the SNX6 gene encoding sorting nexin-6 has translation MMEGLDDGPDFLSEEDRGLKAINVDLQSDAALQVDISDALSERDKVKFTVHTKSSLPNFKQNEFSVVRQHEEFIWLHDSFIENEDYAGYIIPPAPPRPDFDASREKLQKLGEGEGSMTKEEFTKMKQELEAEYLAIFKKTVAMHEVFLCRVAAHPILRKDLNFHVFLEYNQDLSVRGKNKKEKLEDFFKNMVKSADGVIVSGVKDVDDFFEHERTFLLEYHNRVKDASAKSDRMTRSHKSAADDYNRIGSSLYALGTQDSTDICKFFLKVSELFDKTRKIEARVSADEDLKLSDLLKYYLRESQAAKDLLYRRSRSLVDYENANKALDKARAKNKDVLQAETSQQLCCQKFEKISESAKQELIDFKTRRVAAFRKNLVELAELELKHAKGNLQLLQNCLAVLNGDT, from the exons CTTAAAGCAATAAATGTAGATCTTCAGAGTGATGCTGCTCTGCAAGTGGACATTTCTGATGCTCTTAGTGAAAGAGATAAAGTAAAATTCACTGTTCACACAAAG AGTTCATTgccaaattttaaacaaaatgagttTTCTGTTGTTCGACAACATGAGGAATTTATCTGGCTTCATGATTCCTTCATTGAAAATGAAGACTATGCGGGTTACATT ATCCCACCAGCACCACCAAGACCTGATTTTGATGCTTCAAGGGAAAAACTTCAGAagctgggagaaggagaagggtccATGACAAAGGAAGAGTTCACAAAGATGAAACAGGAACTGGAAGC TGAGTATTTGGCAATATTCAAGAAGACTGTTGCAATGCATGAAGTGTTCCTATGTCGTGTGGCAGCACATCCTATTTTgagaaaagatttaaattttcatGTCTTCTTGGAATATAATCAAGAT CTGAgtgtgagaggaaaaaataaaaaagagaaacttgaagatttctttaaaaacatggtAAAATCAGCAGATGGAGTAATTGTTTCAGGAGTaaag GATGTAGATGATTTCTTTGAGCATGAACGAACATTCCTTTTAGAATATCATAACCGAGTTAAGGATGCATCTGCTAAATCTGATAGGATGACAAGATCCCACAAAA GTGCTGCAGATGATTACAATAGAATTGGTTCTTCATTATATGCTTTAGGAACTCAGGATTCTACAGATATATGCAA GTTTTTTCTCAAAGTTTCAGAACTGTTTGATAAAACAAGA aaaatagaagcacGAGTGTCTGCTGATGAAGACCTCAAACTTTCCgaccttttaaaatattacttaaggGAATCTCAAGCTGCTAAG GATCTCCTCTATCGAAGATCTAGGTCACTAGTGGATTATGAAAATGCTAATAAAGCACTGGATAAAGCAAGagcaaaaaataaagatgttctgCAGGCTGAAACCTCCCAACAATTATGTTgtcagaaatttgaaaaaatatctgaatcTGCAAAACAAG AACTTATAGATTTTAAGACAAGAAGAGTTGCTGCATTCAGAAAAAATTTAGTGGAACTGGCAGAGTTAGAACTGAAGCATGCAAAG